The Scylla paramamosain isolate STU-SP2022 chromosome 39, ASM3559412v1, whole genome shotgun sequence genome includes a window with the following:
- the LOC135091955 gene encoding centromere-associated protein E-like isoform X1, translated as MMNRARNFSNVHGLPGLPHSRPPLGNPRRPPPQPQRMPPPPRPAPGPQADPMAGRRIDMLEQRLNATEQSNRTLLDELMRVQQDLKVNVKRNELSLGEERDVVARMDSTVRQTQGKTFEFEDRIRRMEDGLKDTRNALQQMNSHIKSIEKAVASAQQDQIERRSNSAQKLQEYRHEIMRVTQSKEQLERLCFSLRDELRETTSKVDNVAQEMSSLEGNVRMQARLIEDSNKRMMNTKVHTPAPFAPIHISPPTQDDGRMSETVRLALEGKLIQMNATIQDLTQRLNQEAKKRERVETEVNMRMNELLEDYGSSKVEKDKEMREFDEKMKELSAGFSASEKQRILMEVSSVAKDLSRKIEEKEAKLRDDTVNKLTVIEGTLTKENKRRAQEEKTLQEKVETRIREVKLDVEHNVDAMKKYVDQHEEKTSQRVVELGRGMAQLEAKMRDHVMEQEKVLAAEITDRQNEIKVLEGRVNDVDDRAKLGILELQTAVGTVDRKASKTKSAPQVQPTNYDEIYRHQNEKTEGIKEQIAKDVAQLDHRLSNVENKMKQQNDDLDNKLKSSKAEDQEANTIMGDKMQQKVDSVIFSQERLKKQVDKLQAEVQDTPKNIANLQEEVREVDTKLSKKVDQERKERMDDFKDLRGEVDRIIGKNEKNASTVPSLAQLNQDVDETQTGMKKLAEAVHVVKSSLSERVRDERKLREQEDSILRRDVERLDTKYNDLRDKIKTMTAVGAS; from the exons gaTGAACCGCGCCAGGAACTTCAGTAACGTGCACGGTCTGCCGGGACTGCCTCACTCCAGACCGCCCCTAGGGAACCCCCGCAGACCCCCGCCCCAGCCACAGAGGATGCCGcccccgccgcgccccgccccaGGCCCCCAGGCAGACCCAATGGCAG ggcgAAGGATTGACATGCTGGAGCAGCGTCTTAATGCCACGGAGCAGAGTAACCGTACCTTGCTGGACGAGCTGATGAGAGTACAACAAGACCTCAAG gtGAACGTGAAGCGCAATGAGTTATcactgggagaggagagggatgtgGTCGCCAGAATGGACTCTACGGTTCGCCAGACACAGGGGAAGACCTTTGAGTTCGAGGACAGGATACGGAGGATGGAGGACGGCTTGAAGGACACCAGGAACGCCCTCCAGCAAATGAACTCCCACATCAAGAGCATCGAGAAGGCGGTCGCGTCAGCACAGCAGGACCAGATAGAGAGGAGAAGCAACAGTGCGCAGAA GCTCCAGGAATACAGGCACGAGATCATGAGGGTGACGCAGAGCAAGGAACAGCTGGAGCGTCTGTGCTTCTCTCTTAGGGATGAACTGCGCGAGACGACCTCAAAAGTGGACAACGTGGCGCAGGAGATGAGCTCGCTGGAGGGAAACGTGAGAATGCAAGCGAGACTGATTGAGGACAGCAACAAGAggatgatg AACACAAAAGTACACACGCCGGCCCCCTTCGCTCCCATCCACATCTCCCCGCCAACCCAGGATGATGGGAGGATGTCCGAAACTGTGCGTCTGGCCTTGGAAGGAAA aCTGATCCAGATGAACGCTACCATTCAAGACCTCACGCAGCGCCTCAACCAGGAagccaagaagagagagagagtcgagacGGAAGTAAACATGAG gatgAACGAGCTGCTGGAGGACTACGGCAGCAGCAAGgtggagaaagacaaggagatgCGAGAGTTTGACGAAAAGATGAAGGAGCTGAGTGCGGGGTTCAGCGCCAGCGAGAAACAGCGGATCCTGATGGAGGTGTCATCTGTGGCCAAGGACTTGTCGAGGAAGATTGAGGAGaa GGAGGCGAAATTGAGGGACGACACGGTAAACAAACTGACGGTGATCGAGGGCACGCTGACGAAGGAGAACAAGAGGCGAGCGCAGGAGGAGAAGACTCTGCAGGAAAAAGTGGAGACGAGAATACGGGAAGTGAAATTAGACGTGGAGCATAACGTGGACGCCATGAAGAAGTATGTGGAT CAACACGAGGAGAAGACGAGCCAGCGGGTGGTGGAGCTGGGTCGAGGCATGGCGCAGCTGGAGGCCAAGATGCGAGATCACGTGATGGAGCAGGAGAAGGTTCTGGCCGCTGAGATCACCGACAGGCAGAACGAGATTAAG GTGCTGGAGGGAAGAGTGAATGATGTGGACGACAGGGCCAAGCTGGGCATACTGGAGCTGCAGACGGCCGTGGGGACTGTCGACAGGAAAGCCAGTAAAACCAAGAGTGCCCCGCAGGTACAGCCCACCAATTACgacgag ATCTACCGACACCAGAATGAGAAAacggaaggaataaaggagcaGATAGCTAAGGACGTGGCGCAGCTTGACCACAGACTGAGCAATGTGGAGAATAAGATGAAGCAGCAGAATGATGACCTGGATAATAAGCTTAAATCC TCCAAGGCGGAGGACCAGGAAGCGAACACAATCATGGGAGACAAGATGCAACAGAAGGTTGACTCAGTGATCTTCAGCCAGGAGCGACTCAAGAAGCAGGTGGACAAATTACAGGCAGAGGTGCAG GACACGCCGAAGAACATTGCCAacctgcaggaggaggtgagggaggtggacaCGAAGCTAAGCAAGAAGGTGGaccaggagaggaaggagagaatggacGATTTCAAGGATTTAAGGGGCGAAGTGGACCGCATTATTGGGAAGAACGAGAAAAACGCCTCCACTGTGCCCagcctg gCTCAGCTCAATCAAGACGTGGATGAAACGCAAACAGGGATGAAGAAACTGGCTGAGGCGGTGCACGTGGTGAAGTCCTCTCTCTCGGAACGG GTGCGCGACGAGCGTAAGCTGAGGGAGCAGGAGGACAGCATTCTGAGACGCGACGTGGAGAGGCTGGACACCAAATACAACGATCTCAGGGACAAGATAAAGACGATGACTGCCGTTGGGGcctcatag
- the LOC135091950 gene encoding putative uncharacterized protein DDB_G0281733, whose protein sequence is MALTEDEDLGALSDSSSSSSSSSTSSSSSSSSNSSNSSSSSSNSDEKEENKESGSSNNNSGEMNKKEPGSSSSISDEENKESGSSTISNNGENNKESGNSTSGNNGELNKESGSNSNNEEMDKESGSSSNSNTEEVTEDEPGMYYVNKIIDIRWERDRNGREEARYRVRWQGYKASHDSWEPRESFEPCPHILQAFLDVYESMRAEHVAHLQSLGVSASETDTRHVNILSPHIQRISQKSSAGKKPLYRVVWDGDNATWESEEALKHAADKIEEYRMHQRLSRLRVQAKRREKKEEERRKAEAAAAAAAAAAAAAAEAEDDPDCESSQQRKCFERLENGQLTVRQDMYSRIKTRQRSPSDSQEDGDAEGRQGKQPNKCSRKEQSGGASNYDEEDKENAAGSAKGNKLRRSPQPGTSKEYLEAKEMQRRRQLQQRQHRQQQRQQQGGGAGGGGGGGGGDDDDDGDDDDDDDFDHDYNHDDNEDDNILRLTDGLPEYDPIEVEEEFKRMEMETAILTREEFQEAVYANNYELVFSALRSDNVPAVDFTSLFLDMTRRCKRDMAVLLASRVPDLTVLDLWGENALTLAARHGDISFAYSLLQHGFPLNLRNSQGQTAYDVACLYKNVEFQAFCMNFAKIQKISFQ, encoded by the exons ATGGCACTGACAGAGGATGAGGACCTTGGTGCCCTGAGtgactccagcagcagcagtagtagcagtagcactagcagtagtagcagtagcagcagtaatagcagtaacagtagcagcagcagtagtaatagtgatgaaaaggaagagaacaaggaatctggtagcagcaacaacaatagcggtgaaatgaataagaaggaaccaggcagtagcagcagcattagtgatgaagagaacaaggaatcAGGGAGCAGCACCATCAGTAATAATGGCGAGAATAACAAGGAATCTGGCAACAGCACCAGCGGCAATAATGGTGAACTGAACAAGGAATCTGGCAGTAATAGcaacaatgaagaaatggacAAAGAATctggcagcagtagtaacagcaacactGAGGAAGTGACTGAGGACGAGCCTGGGATGTATTACGTTAACAAGATAATTGACATCCGATGGGAGAGAGAC CGGAATGGACGGGAGGAGGCACGGTACAGGGTGCGGTGGCAGGGGTACAAGGCAAGCCATGACTCGTGGGAACCCAGGGAGAGCTTCGAGCCCTGCCCACACATTCTGCAGGCTTTTCTGGACGTTTATGAGTCAATGAGAGCCGAG CACGTGGCTCACTTGCAGTCCCTGGGAGTGAGTGCCTCAGAGACAGACACTCGCCACGTCAACATTCTCAGCCCACACATTCAACGCATCTCACAGAAGAGCTCGGCAGGGAagaag CCACTGTACCGAGTGGTCTGGGATGGGGACAACGCCAcatgggagagtgaggaggcGCTAAAACACGCGGCCGACAAGATTGAGGAGTACAGGATGCACCAGCGACTAAGCAGGCTCAGAGTACAGGccaagaggagggagaagaaggaggaggagaggaggaaggcagaagcagcagcagcagcagcagcagcagcagcagcagcagcagcagaagcagaggATGACCCAGACTGTGAGAG TTCACAGCAGAGGAAGTGTTTTGAGAGGCTGGAGAATGGCCAGCTGACAGTAAGGCAGGACATGTACTCCAGGATTAAGACACGGCAGAGAAGTCCg AGTGACTCCCAAGAGGATGGTGATGCTGAGGGCAGGCAGGGCAAGCAGCCAAACAAGTGTTCAAG GAAGGAGCAGAGTGGAGGAGCTTCAAACTACgatgaggaagataaggagaatgCAGCAGGAAGTGCAAAAGGGAATAAG cttcGCCGCTCTCCTCAACCAGGGACAAGCAAGGAATACCTAGAGGCCAAGGAGATGCAACGGCGACGGCAGCTGCAGCAACGACAGCACCGACAGCAACAGCGACAGCAgcagggtggtggtgctggtggtggtggcggcggtggtgggggtgatgatgacgatgatggtgatgatgatgatgatgatgactttgACCATGACTATAaccatgatgataatgaggatgacAACATTTTGAGGCTTACTGATGGGTTGCCGGAGTACGACCCaattgaggtggaggaggagttcaaGAGGATGGAGATGGAGACCGCAATCTTGACCAGGGAGGAATTCCAGGAGGCAGTTTATGCAA ACAACTACGAGCTGGTGTTCAGTGCTCTGCGTAGTGACAATGTGCCAGCTGTGGATTTCACCTCCCTGTTCCTGGACATGACAAGGCGCTGCAAGAGGGACATGGCAGTACTGCTGGCCTCCAGGGTGCCAGACCTCACTGTGCTGGACCTCTGGGGGGAGAATGCCCTCACACTCGCTGCCAGACAT GGTGACATCAGCTTTGCCTACAGTTTGCTGCAGCACGGCTTCCCTTTGAATCTGCGTAACAGTCAGGGCCAGACTGCGTATGACGTGGCCTGTTTATATAAGAATGTTGAGTTCCAGGCATTTTGTATGAACTTTGCTAAAATACAGAAGATTTCTTTTCAATGA
- the LOC135091949 gene encoding uncharacterized protein LOC135091949 isoform X2, which translates to MDQAQCEEELLRSPGFKEQDMELISGAFVRCSYPYATVCLEDVKQLLGDLGWQDREQGVFRALDKQRTGELSHVDFVHGLVAMDPMTPHGKRPGEIRSWYIFRYYDRDSNGVLEEEDIHNLVTDMAKLQGQDISVSAIAERTKTALEIFAASEDNSVVPEGFLSAIGTLQFRGTSLLFRASTAIIPYLVCKFGVVSPRRKSPLRDSPKGQSSPRTMKRIKRDLGTSLTTRHTDSIKNCTEEEKNSQMEVDQSNNNSQVSIPLSDGAFQSPGSRRYTLAQHTVKVRRSGQIIDTQLLLDMERAGEVSDTGFDVEKTSEASQLATDKAALVSIDKPARHFDRYLSVDAFNTKSLPNEMVAALRFFEHNRKDKPALHWGEVDLVKLGQYIISLCAAIRCIFEGEPRMLVLSSPCYVLGDLHGNYRDLICFEKALWRIGPHLTPSNFLFLGDYVDRGEYGVEVVAYLFAQKLQAPTKFFMLRGNHEVRDIQKQFTFYNECLVKFGESLGHNVWEAVNNAFDHMPLAAVIDDQVFCIHGGIPNIPGNLSEMEKIPCPLRNPEVESDVAWQVMWNDPIAPDEMTESVIEELSQNNGFAHNTKRNTACVFNRKAFTNFLQKNGITHVVRAHEVKQSGFEVQQGGQLLTVFSSSHYCGGSNEAACILLDNRRIRAIRIDTS; encoded by the exons ATGGACCAGGCACAATGTGAGGAGGAGCTGCTGAGGTCCCCTGGCTTCAAGGAACAAG ACATGGAACTCATTTCTGGGGCGTTTGTGAGGTGCAGTTACCCATATGCCACTGTCTGCTTGGAGGACGTGAAGCAGCTCCTGGGAGACCTCGGCTGGCAGGACAGGGAGCAGGGCGTCTTTAG GGCACTGGACAAGCAGAGAACCGGCGAACTCTCTCACGTGGATTTTGTGCACGGCCTGGTGGCAATGGACCCGATGACACCCCACGGCAAGCGTCCCGGGGAGATCAGGTCTTGGTACATCTTCAG ATACTACGACCGGGACAGCAACggtgtgctggaggaggaggacatccACAACCTAGTGACAGACATGGCAAAGCTGCAGGGACAGGACATCTCTGTATCGGCCATTGCTGAGAGGACCAAGACAGCACTGGA GATATTTGCTGCCTCAGAGGACAACAGTGTAGTTCCCGAGGGCTTCCTGAGTGCTATTGGTACTCTACAGTTCCGAGGGACGTCGCTGCTCTTCAGGGCCTCCACCGCCATCATTCCCTACCTGGTGTGCAAGTTTGGGGTGGTCAG TCCCCGTCGCAAGAGTCCTCTGAGAGACTCACCCAAGGGCCAGTCTTCCCCAAGGACAATGAAGAGGATCAAACGTGACCTTGGCACTTCACTCACCACCCGCCACACTGACTCTATCAAGAACtgcacggaggaggagaagaacagccAGATGGAGGTGGACCAGTCAAACAACAATTCCCAAG TCTCTATTCCTCTGAGTGACGGGGCATTCCAGAGTCCAGGTAGCCGTCGGTACACTCTCGCCCAGCACACTGTGAAGGTGCGACGCTCTGGCCAGATCATTGACACTCAGCTGCTGCTCGACATGGAAC GTGCAGGAGAGGTATCAGACACAGGTTTTGACGTGGAGAAGACAAGTGAGGCATCCCAGCTGGCCACAGATAAGGCTGCACTAGTATCCATTGACAAGCCAGCCAGGCATTTCGACAGGTACCTCTCAGTGGACGCATTCAACACCAAGTCCCTCCCGAATGAGATGGTGGCTGCCCTGCGTTTCTTCGAGCACAACAGGAAGGACAAGCCAGCGCTGCACTGGGGAGAG GTGGACTTGGTGAAGCTTGGCCAGTACATCATCTCCCTTTGTGCTGCCATTCGCTGCATCTTTGAGGGGGAGCCACGCATGCTGGTGCTGTCCTCCCCCTGCTACGTACTGG gagaccttcatgggaacTACCGGGACCTGATCTGCTTTGAGAAGGCGCTGTGGAGGATTGGGCCGCACCTCACACCCTCCAATTTCCTGTTCCTTGGCGACTATGTTGACCGTGGGGAGTATGGCGTAGAG GTGGTGGCGTACCTCTTTGCCCAGAAGCTCCAGGCCCCTACTAAGTTCTTCATGCTGCGGGGAAACCATGAGGTGCGCGACATACAGAAACAGTTCACCTTCTACAA CGAGTGTCTCGTTAAGTTTGGGGAAAGCTTGGGGCACAATGTTTGGGAGGCAGTAAATAATGCCTTTGACCACATGCCCCTTGCAGCTGTGATTGATGACCAG GTGTTCTGCATACATGGTGGCATTCCCAACATTCCTGGCAACCTGAGTGAGATGGAGAAGATTCCTTGTCCACTGAGGAACCCTGAGGTGGAGAGTGATGTGGCATGGCAGGTTATGTGGAACGATCCTATTGC GCCAGACGAAATGACCGAGAGTGTCATTGAGGAGCTGTCACAAAATAATGGGTTTGCCCACAACACCAAGAGGAACACAGCCTGCGTCTTTAACAGGAAGGCATTCACCAACTTTCTGCAGAAGAATGGCATCACACACGTGGTCAGAGCTCATGAGGTCAAGCAGTCTGGCTTTGAG GTCCAGCAGGGCGGTCAGCTCCTGACAGTGTTCTCCTCATCCCACTACTGTGGTGGCAGCAACGAGGCAGCCTGCATCCTGCTGGACAACCGCCGCATCAGAGCCATCAGGATTGATACGtcatag
- the LOC135091955 gene encoding uncharacterized protein PF3D7_1120000-like isoform X2 → MDSTVRQTQGKTFEFEDRIRRMEDGLKDTRNALQQMNSHIKSIEKAVASAQQDQIERRSNSAQKLQEYRHEIMRVTQSKEQLERLCFSLRDELRETTSKVDNVAQEMSSLEGNVRMQARLIEDSNKRMMNTKVHTPAPFAPIHISPPTQDDGRMSETVRLALEGKLIQMNATIQDLTQRLNQEAKKRERVETEVNMRMNELLEDYGSSKVEKDKEMREFDEKMKELSAGFSASEKQRILMEVSSVAKDLSRKIEEKEAKLRDDTVNKLTVIEGTLTKENKRRAQEEKTLQEKVETRIREVKLDVEHNVDAMKKYVDQHEEKTSQRVVELGRGMAQLEAKMRDHVMEQEKVLAAEITDRQNEIKVLEGRVNDVDDRAKLGILELQTAVGTVDRKASKTKSAPQVQPTNYDEIYRHQNEKTEGIKEQIAKDVAQLDHRLSNVENKMKQQNDDLDNKLKSSKAEDQEANTIMGDKMQQKVDSVIFSQERLKKQVDKLQAEVQDTPKNIANLQEEVREVDTKLSKKVDQERKERMDDFKDLRGEVDRIIGKNEKNASTVPSLAQLNQDVDETQTGMKKLAEAVHVVKSSLSERVRDERKLREQEDSILRRDVERLDTKYNDLRDKIKTMTAVGAS, encoded by the exons ATGGACTCTACGGTTCGCCAGACACAGGGGAAGACCTTTGAGTTCGAGGACAGGATACGGAGGATGGAGGACGGCTTGAAGGACACCAGGAACGCCCTCCAGCAAATGAACTCCCACATCAAGAGCATCGAGAAGGCGGTCGCGTCAGCACAGCAGGACCAGATAGAGAGGAGAAGCAACAGTGCGCAGAA GCTCCAGGAATACAGGCACGAGATCATGAGGGTGACGCAGAGCAAGGAACAGCTGGAGCGTCTGTGCTTCTCTCTTAGGGATGAACTGCGCGAGACGACCTCAAAAGTGGACAACGTGGCGCAGGAGATGAGCTCGCTGGAGGGAAACGTGAGAATGCAAGCGAGACTGATTGAGGACAGCAACAAGAggatgatg AACACAAAAGTACACACGCCGGCCCCCTTCGCTCCCATCCACATCTCCCCGCCAACCCAGGATGATGGGAGGATGTCCGAAACTGTGCGTCTGGCCTTGGAAGGAAA aCTGATCCAGATGAACGCTACCATTCAAGACCTCACGCAGCGCCTCAACCAGGAagccaagaagagagagagagtcgagacGGAAGTAAACATGAG gatgAACGAGCTGCTGGAGGACTACGGCAGCAGCAAGgtggagaaagacaaggagatgCGAGAGTTTGACGAAAAGATGAAGGAGCTGAGTGCGGGGTTCAGCGCCAGCGAGAAACAGCGGATCCTGATGGAGGTGTCATCTGTGGCCAAGGACTTGTCGAGGAAGATTGAGGAGaa GGAGGCGAAATTGAGGGACGACACGGTAAACAAACTGACGGTGATCGAGGGCACGCTGACGAAGGAGAACAAGAGGCGAGCGCAGGAGGAGAAGACTCTGCAGGAAAAAGTGGAGACGAGAATACGGGAAGTGAAATTAGACGTGGAGCATAACGTGGACGCCATGAAGAAGTATGTGGAT CAACACGAGGAGAAGACGAGCCAGCGGGTGGTGGAGCTGGGTCGAGGCATGGCGCAGCTGGAGGCCAAGATGCGAGATCACGTGATGGAGCAGGAGAAGGTTCTGGCCGCTGAGATCACCGACAGGCAGAACGAGATTAAG GTGCTGGAGGGAAGAGTGAATGATGTGGACGACAGGGCCAAGCTGGGCATACTGGAGCTGCAGACGGCCGTGGGGACTGTCGACAGGAAAGCCAGTAAAACCAAGAGTGCCCCGCAGGTACAGCCCACCAATTACgacgag ATCTACCGACACCAGAATGAGAAAacggaaggaataaaggagcaGATAGCTAAGGACGTGGCGCAGCTTGACCACAGACTGAGCAATGTGGAGAATAAGATGAAGCAGCAGAATGATGACCTGGATAATAAGCTTAAATCC TCCAAGGCGGAGGACCAGGAAGCGAACACAATCATGGGAGACAAGATGCAACAGAAGGTTGACTCAGTGATCTTCAGCCAGGAGCGACTCAAGAAGCAGGTGGACAAATTACAGGCAGAGGTGCAG GACACGCCGAAGAACATTGCCAacctgcaggaggaggtgagggaggtggacaCGAAGCTAAGCAAGAAGGTGGaccaggagaggaaggagagaatggacGATTTCAAGGATTTAAGGGGCGAAGTGGACCGCATTATTGGGAAGAACGAGAAAAACGCCTCCACTGTGCCCagcctg gCTCAGCTCAATCAAGACGTGGATGAAACGCAAACAGGGATGAAGAAACTGGCTGAGGCGGTGCACGTGGTGAAGTCCTCTCTCTCGGAACGG GTGCGCGACGAGCGTAAGCTGAGGGAGCAGGAGGACAGCATTCTGAGACGCGACGTGGAGAGGCTGGACACCAAATACAACGATCTCAGGGACAAGATAAAGACGATGACTGCCGTTGGGGcctcatag
- the LOC135091949 gene encoding uncharacterized protein LOC135091949 isoform X1, producing the protein MEEVGSSSGRVVAPPWDSLLPDVLSALVYLQEPDGGVQALVCVEGGAVRLPRRKIGHDYNAGTSAQSRDTPLPQLAQSIAAAAAGIPPPPRWTPQLLHLSKVFDPIMKRHYHHYVFAFPLDAATWSKVEERSVRQKVSLEKLKTSPVERREVVWLVERIARRVVGAHVREVSVGQLWQEMDQAQCEEELLRSPGFKEQDMELISGAFVRCSYPYATVCLEDVKQLLGDLGWQDREQGVFRALDKQRTGELSHVDFVHGLVAMDPMTPHGKRPGEIRSWYIFRYYDRDSNGVLEEEDIHNLVTDMAKLQGQDISVSAIAERTKTALEIFAASEDNSVVPEGFLSAIGTLQFRGTSLLFRASTAIIPYLVCKFGVVSPRRKSPLRDSPKGQSSPRTMKRIKRDLGTSLTTRHTDSIKNCTEEEKNSQMEVDQSNNNSQVSIPLSDGAFQSPGSRRYTLAQHTVKVRRSGQIIDTQLLLDMERAGEVSDTGFDVEKTSEASQLATDKAALVSIDKPARHFDRYLSVDAFNTKSLPNEMVAALRFFEHNRKDKPALHWGEVDLVKLGQYIISLCAAIRCIFEGEPRMLVLSSPCYVLGDLHGNYRDLICFEKALWRIGPHLTPSNFLFLGDYVDRGEYGVEVVAYLFAQKLQAPTKFFMLRGNHEVRDIQKQFTFYNECLVKFGESLGHNVWEAVNNAFDHMPLAAVIDDQVFCIHGGIPNIPGNLSEMEKIPCPLRNPEVESDVAWQVMWNDPIAPDEMTESVIEELSQNNGFAHNTKRNTACVFNRKAFTNFLQKNGITHVVRAHEVKQSGFEVQQGGQLLTVFSSSHYCGGSNEAACILLDNRRIRAIRIDTS; encoded by the exons ATGGAAGAGGTGGGTTCGTCAAGTGGCCGGGTCGTCGCGCCGCCCTGGGACAGCCTCCTCCCTGACGTCCTCTCCGCCCTGGTGTACCTGCAGGAGCCTGACGGAGGTGTGCAGGCGCTGGTATGTGTCGAGGGCGGCGCGGTGAGGCTGCCCAGGAGGAAAATAGGACATGACTATAACGCCGGCACATCAGCTCAG TCGAGGGACACTCCACTCCCCCAGCTGGCCCAGAGTAttgcagcggcggcggcaggcatccccccacccccccgcTGGACCCCTCAACTCCTCCACCTGAGCAAAGTGTTTGATCCCATCATGAAGcgacactaccaccattatGTGTTTGCCTTCCCCCTCGACGCTGCCACGTGGAGCAAG gtggaggagaggtcAGTGAGGCAGAAGGTGAGCCTggagaagctgaagacaagccctgtggagagaagggaagtggtgTGGCTGGTGGAGCGCATTGCCAGGCgggtggtgg GTGCCCATgtgagggaggtgagtgtgggtCAGCTGTGGCAGGAGATGGACCAGGCACAATGTGAGGAGGAGCTGCTGAGGTCCCCTGGCTTCAAGGAACAAG ACATGGAACTCATTTCTGGGGCGTTTGTGAGGTGCAGTTACCCATATGCCACTGTCTGCTTGGAGGACGTGAAGCAGCTCCTGGGAGACCTCGGCTGGCAGGACAGGGAGCAGGGCGTCTTTAG GGCACTGGACAAGCAGAGAACCGGCGAACTCTCTCACGTGGATTTTGTGCACGGCCTGGTGGCAATGGACCCGATGACACCCCACGGCAAGCGTCCCGGGGAGATCAGGTCTTGGTACATCTTCAG ATACTACGACCGGGACAGCAACggtgtgctggaggaggaggacatccACAACCTAGTGACAGACATGGCAAAGCTGCAGGGACAGGACATCTCTGTATCGGCCATTGCTGAGAGGACCAAGACAGCACTGGA GATATTTGCTGCCTCAGAGGACAACAGTGTAGTTCCCGAGGGCTTCCTGAGTGCTATTGGTACTCTACAGTTCCGAGGGACGTCGCTGCTCTTCAGGGCCTCCACCGCCATCATTCCCTACCTGGTGTGCAAGTTTGGGGTGGTCAG TCCCCGTCGCAAGAGTCCTCTGAGAGACTCACCCAAGGGCCAGTCTTCCCCAAGGACAATGAAGAGGATCAAACGTGACCTTGGCACTTCACTCACCACCCGCCACACTGACTCTATCAAGAACtgcacggaggaggagaagaacagccAGATGGAGGTGGACCAGTCAAACAACAATTCCCAAG TCTCTATTCCTCTGAGTGACGGGGCATTCCAGAGTCCAGGTAGCCGTCGGTACACTCTCGCCCAGCACACTGTGAAGGTGCGACGCTCTGGCCAGATCATTGACACTCAGCTGCTGCTCGACATGGAAC GTGCAGGAGAGGTATCAGACACAGGTTTTGACGTGGAGAAGACAAGTGAGGCATCCCAGCTGGCCACAGATAAGGCTGCACTAGTATCCATTGACAAGCCAGCCAGGCATTTCGACAGGTACCTCTCAGTGGACGCATTCAACACCAAGTCCCTCCCGAATGAGATGGTGGCTGCCCTGCGTTTCTTCGAGCACAACAGGAAGGACAAGCCAGCGCTGCACTGGGGAGAG GTGGACTTGGTGAAGCTTGGCCAGTACATCATCTCCCTTTGTGCTGCCATTCGCTGCATCTTTGAGGGGGAGCCACGCATGCTGGTGCTGTCCTCCCCCTGCTACGTACTGG gagaccttcatgggaacTACCGGGACCTGATCTGCTTTGAGAAGGCGCTGTGGAGGATTGGGCCGCACCTCACACCCTCCAATTTCCTGTTCCTTGGCGACTATGTTGACCGTGGGGAGTATGGCGTAGAG GTGGTGGCGTACCTCTTTGCCCAGAAGCTCCAGGCCCCTACTAAGTTCTTCATGCTGCGGGGAAACCATGAGGTGCGCGACATACAGAAACAGTTCACCTTCTACAA CGAGTGTCTCGTTAAGTTTGGGGAAAGCTTGGGGCACAATGTTTGGGAGGCAGTAAATAATGCCTTTGACCACATGCCCCTTGCAGCTGTGATTGATGACCAG GTGTTCTGCATACATGGTGGCATTCCCAACATTCCTGGCAACCTGAGTGAGATGGAGAAGATTCCTTGTCCACTGAGGAACCCTGAGGTGGAGAGTGATGTGGCATGGCAGGTTATGTGGAACGATCCTATTGC GCCAGACGAAATGACCGAGAGTGTCATTGAGGAGCTGTCACAAAATAATGGGTTTGCCCACAACACCAAGAGGAACACAGCCTGCGTCTTTAACAGGAAGGCATTCACCAACTTTCTGCAGAAGAATGGCATCACACACGTGGTCAGAGCTCATGAGGTCAAGCAGTCTGGCTTTGAG GTCCAGCAGGGCGGTCAGCTCCTGACAGTGTTCTCCTCATCCCACTACTGTGGTGGCAGCAACGAGGCAGCCTGCATCCTGCTGGACAACCGCCGCATCAGAGCCATCAGGATTGATACGtcatag